In Deltaproteobacteria bacterium, the genomic stretch GCCTGCGGCAGCACCGGCTCGCGCGACAGGATCCACAGGTACTCGCGGCTGGGGTGCCCGACCACCGCGTATTCGTAGTCGTCGCCCAGATCGATGATCCAGTAGTCGCCCCAGAACGGCCCGAAGAAGCTCACCTCGAGCTTGGCGTTGCTGGTGGTGTCGACCACCCGCGCGCGACCGACCGCCTCATCGAGCTTGCCGTCCAACGAGCCCTTGCGGCAGCGGTTGCGCACGACGATCTCGCCATCGTCGCCGGGCGAGTAGTTCGCGGTGGTGGCAGTGCAGCCGCGCTGGAAGCGTTGCGGATAGCTGGCGATCTCGTACCAGGTGCCGAGGTAACGCTGCAGCTCGACGTGCTCGACCGTGCGCAGCGGCGGGCCGTCGACCTTGCGGGTGCCACAGGCAACGGCCGCGAGTGCCGCGAGGAGCAACACGGTGCGTCGCATGCCCGGAGTCTGCGGCAGAATCCGGCGGCGTCCAGTCGGCGACCGCGCTGGTCGCCGCCTACCGCCCCGGCTTGAGCGCCTTGGGCGTCGAGGTGCTCGACGTGGTCCCGACCGGCCGCGACAGCACGATCGACCGGCCCGCCGACTCGCCCTCGGCGTAGCCGCTGCGATGGGCGCTGCCGCGCGAGCTGATGTTGACGATCCGCGGATGCCGTCGGCGGTAGTACGAGTCGACGTCGGCATCGCCGACCCATACCAGGCCCTCCTGCTCGGCACCGGCTCGCTGGGCGCGGAGCTTCTTGTCGAGCCCGCGCACCGCACCGGTGAGGAAGTTCCGGCGATCGCGGTCCGACCGCAGCTTCGCAGTACGCTTGTGCTCCCGCCACAGCCGCTCGATCGTACGCAGCACGAACGCGTGCACGTACTCGGCCATCGCGAGGTTCTCGGGCCGCCCGCACACCTCGAGCACCGAGCCGCGCTTGGCCTCGAGCGGTCGGTACGCGCCGACCCAGATCACCTGGACGAAGAAGTGCTCGCTCAACAGCATCGCGAGCGCGCGCTCGTGCGACTGCACGCGCCCGGTCGGGTCGCCGAGCCACAGATGACCGCAGGGTTCTTCGTCGGACGACGGCGCGCGCTGCAGCTCGAGGTTGTACTTGAGCATGATGCGCTGGGCCGTGGCCGCAGCGAGCTCCGCCTCGTGCTGGTTGGAGCTCTCGGCCAACGCCAGCAGCTTCTGCACCCGCGCGACGATGCGCAGGCGCTCCGAGGTCTCGCCCGACGCTGCGCCGTCGACGGCGGCATCGCCCGCGGCCCCTCGCGCACGCGCATCGATGCCGCGCAGCCGGCAGACCTCCTGGAAGCGAGCGCCGTGGGCGGTCGCGTCACCGCCCAGGACTTCGTCGACGTACTGGTGCGCCGCTTCGTGCTTGAGCACCTCGATGGTCTCACCCCACGGGCCGTGCATCGCAAGCTCGCGCGAGATCGCAATCGTCCGATGCTCGGCATGCCACGCGCCGAGCAGGCTCGCGGTGTCGACCAGCTCGAAGGTCGGCGGCCGCATGCGCTCGCCGAACAACGCCCAGTTGATCGCGTGCCATTCTCGCACGAGCTCGTGCAGCACCAACGACTCCAACCACCCCTCGACCGGCGCCGTGGTGTGACGTTCGCGCGTCATGACCACCGACAGCCTCGACCGAGCGCGGCCACGCGGTCAAGCCCGGTCATC encodes the following:
- a CDS encoding lipocalin family protein; translated protein: MRRTVLLLAALAAVACGTRKVDGPPLRTVEHVELQRYLGTWYEIASYPQRFQRGCTATTANYSPGDDGEIVVRNRCRKGSLDGKLDEAVGRARVVDTTSNAKLEVSFFGPFWGDYWIIDLGDDYEYAVVGHPSREYLWILSREPVLPQATYDAILERLRGQGYDLSKLVVTQQPS
- a CDS encoding DUF2786 domain-containing protein — translated: MTRERHTTAPVEGWLESLVLHELVREWHAINWALFGERMRPPTFELVDTASLLGAWHAEHRTIAISRELAMHGPWGETIEVLKHEAAHQYVDEVLGGDATAHGARFQEVCRLRGIDARARGAAGDAAVDGAASGETSERLRIVARVQKLLALAESSNQHEAELAAATAQRIMLKYNLELQRAPSSDEEPCGHLWLGDPTGRVQSHERALAMLLSEHFFVQVIWVGAYRPLEAKRGSVLEVCGRPENLAMAEYVHAFVLRTIERLWREHKRTAKLRSDRDRRNFLTGAVRGLDKKLRAQRAGAEQEGLVWVGDADVDSYYRRRHPRIVNISSRGSAHRSGYAEGESAGRSIVLSRPVGTTSSTSTPKALKPGR